Proteins encoded within one genomic window of Bradyrhizobium sp. CB1717:
- a CDS encoding aldose 1-epimerase family protein, whose amino-acid sequence MTDDTHTIRSGGLTATIKAQGAEMCSLRNEAGVEFVWQAEPAWPRHAPLLFPIVGRLANDELRHKGKTYRMTQHGFARDSRFQWAERSEHRCVLVLEDSAATRALYPFAFRLTAIYTIDETGLDLSLTVANTGKEILPASLGGHPAFNWPLQPGVSKESYALTFSKPESSPIRRLDGGLLCAAAEATPVKDTVLPLSESLFVDDAIIFDRIESNAVRFAAGASTSTGPRLKMSWQGFRELGVWSKPSGAPFLCIEPWRGHASPAGFDGEFSDKPGLMHIAPGAEERLSFRIDVASS is encoded by the coding sequence ATGACCGACGACACGCATACGATCCGCAGCGGCGGGCTGACCGCGACCATCAAGGCGCAGGGCGCTGAAATGTGCTCGCTGAGGAACGAGGCCGGCGTCGAATTCGTCTGGCAGGCCGAACCGGCCTGGCCGCGCCACGCGCCGCTGCTGTTTCCGATCGTCGGGCGTCTCGCCAATGACGAATTGCGGCACAAGGGCAAGACCTATCGGATGACCCAGCACGGTTTTGCGCGCGACAGCCGCTTCCAGTGGGCGGAGCGCAGTGAGCACCGTTGCGTGCTGGTGCTCGAAGACAGCGCAGCGACGCGCGCGCTCTATCCGTTCGCGTTCCGCCTGACCGCCATCTACACGATCGACGAGACCGGTCTCGATCTCTCGCTTACGGTTGCGAACACCGGCAAGGAAATCCTGCCGGCGTCGCTCGGCGGCCATCCCGCCTTCAACTGGCCGCTTCAGCCCGGTGTGTCCAAGGAAAGCTATGCGCTGACCTTCTCGAAGCCAGAGTCGTCTCCGATCCGTCGTCTCGACGGCGGCCTGCTGTGCGCGGCGGCGGAGGCAACCCCCGTCAAAGACACGGTGCTGCCTCTGTCCGAATCCCTGTTCGTCGACGACGCCATCATCTTCGACCGGATCGAGAGCAACGCGGTTCGCTTTGCCGCAGGCGCGAGCACATCGACCGGGCCCCGGCTCAAGATGTCCTGGCAGGGTTTTCGCGAGCTCGGTGTCTGGTCGAAACCGTCGGGTGCGCCGTTCCTCTGCATCGAGCCTTGGCGCGGCCATGCCAGCCCCGCCGGCTTCGACGGCGAGTTCAGCGACAAACCCGGCCTAATGCATATCGCGCCTGGCGCGGAAGAGCGCTTGTCGTTCCGGATCGACGTCGCATCATCCTGA
- a CDS encoding GDP-L-fucose synthase, which produces MQAVANTAFELRGKSVYVAGHRGMVGSALVRRLGAEDVQLVTVARGEVDLRNQAAVFDWFARVRPQVVFLAAAKVGGIVANDTLRAEFIYDNIAIAANVIQAAHRNDTEKLMFLGSSCIYPKLAPQPLREDSVLTGPLEPTNEPYAIAKIAGIKMVEAYRSQYGCDFISVMPTNLYGPGDNYHPEMSHVVAALIRRFHEAKVSGAKSVVVWGTGTPRREFLYVDDMADACVHLMKTYSSAELVNIGTGEDIAIAEFARLVADIVGYSGEISFDTSRPDGTPRKLLDVSRLAKLGWRATTSLHDGLTRAYAAYLSHT; this is translated from the coding sequence ATGCAGGCCGTGGCCAACACAGCGTTTGAGCTGAGGGGCAAGAGCGTCTACGTCGCCGGCCATCGCGGCATGGTCGGCAGCGCGCTCGTGCGCCGGCTCGGAGCGGAGGACGTCCAGCTCGTCACGGTGGCCAGGGGCGAGGTCGATCTGCGCAACCAGGCCGCGGTGTTCGACTGGTTCGCAAGGGTGCGGCCGCAGGTGGTGTTCCTTGCCGCCGCAAAGGTCGGCGGCATCGTCGCCAATGATACGCTGCGCGCCGAGTTCATCTACGACAACATCGCGATCGCCGCGAACGTGATCCAGGCCGCGCATCGGAACGACACGGAGAAGCTGATGTTCCTGGGCTCCTCCTGCATCTATCCGAAGCTGGCGCCGCAGCCGCTGCGCGAGGACTCGGTGCTGACAGGCCCGCTGGAGCCGACCAACGAGCCCTATGCGATCGCCAAGATCGCGGGCATCAAGATGGTGGAGGCCTATCGCAGCCAATACGGCTGCGATTTCATCAGCGTGATGCCGACCAATCTCTACGGCCCCGGCGACAATTATCACCCCGAAATGAGCCACGTCGTCGCCGCCCTGATCCGCCGCTTCCACGAGGCCAAGGTGTCGGGCGCGAAGAGCGTCGTGGTCTGGGGCACCGGCACGCCGCGGCGCGAGTTCCTCTATGTCGACGACATGGCAGATGCCTGCGTGCACCTGATGAAGACCTATTCCAGCGCGGAACTGGTCAACATCGGCACCGGCGAGGACATCGCCATCGCCGAATTCGCGCGCCTCGTCGCCGACATCGTCGGCTACAGCGGTGAGATCTCTTTCGACACGTCGCGGCCCGACGGCACCCCGCGCAAGTTGCTCGACGTCAGCCGTCTGGCAAAACTCGGCTGGCGCGCGACGACGTCGCTTCACGACGGCCTGACGCGCGCATATGCGGCGTATCTCTCGCATACGTAG
- a CDS encoding alpha/beta hydrolase — MTTLFHRLLVVLMAWLVMAGILPNAMAAEFYTEDLRIPMAEAGAQGLEAFLVRPAGTKRYPLALLSHGSPRKFEDRATMSAHKYYGIALEYARRGFAALIVMRRGYGTSPGGRVDSVGGCANAAYLPAAAVAVADLRAAIDAMARRTDVTTSGMIAAGHSAGGLATVALTAQAPSGLVAAISFAGGRGSRDDDDVCNEDGLVQAFASFGKTSRVPMLWVYATNDNFFGPDLARRLYDGFRGNGGTAKFVAAPAYGDDGHYLYSVAGRPQWTPYVDTFLRERGLNHDILSPPDPLPPPGRLNEAARAEFARYLASTLPHKAFAVSPNGGYGWRSGRATADEAQRDSLAACLKWSPTCTLYAVDDRLAGPAQKASADQSARAR; from the coding sequence ATGACGACGCTGTTTCACAGGCTCTTGGTTGTTCTGATGGCCTGGCTCGTGATGGCCGGCATCTTGCCCAATGCGATGGCTGCGGAATTCTACACAGAGGATCTGCGCATCCCGATGGCGGAGGCCGGGGCGCAGGGGCTGGAGGCGTTCCTGGTTCGCCCCGCGGGGACAAAGCGCTATCCGCTGGCGCTGCTCAGCCACGGTTCGCCGCGCAAGTTCGAGGATCGCGCGACGATGTCGGCGCACAAGTATTACGGCATCGCGCTGGAATATGCCCGGCGCGGCTTTGCCGCGCTGATCGTGATGCGGCGCGGCTACGGCACATCACCCGGCGGCCGCGTCGACAGCGTCGGCGGCTGCGCCAATGCCGCCTATTTGCCGGCGGCGGCGGTTGCGGTTGCCGACTTGCGCGCGGCGATCGATGCGATGGCACGTCGGACCGACGTCACCACGTCAGGCATGATCGCGGCGGGCCATTCCGCCGGCGGGCTCGCCACCGTCGCGCTGACCGCGCAGGCACCAAGCGGCCTCGTCGCCGCGATCAGCTTCGCCGGCGGCCGCGGCTCGCGCGACGACGACGACGTCTGCAACGAGGATGGGCTGGTGCAGGCCTTCGCCAGCTTCGGCAAGACCTCGCGCGTGCCGATGCTGTGGGTCTACGCGACCAACGACAACTTCTTCGGTCCCGATCTCGCGCGCCGGCTCTATGACGGGTTTCGCGGCAATGGCGGCACCGCAAAATTCGTCGCAGCGCCGGCCTACGGCGACGATGGACACTATCTCTATTCCGTGGCCGGCCGCCCGCAATGGACGCCGTATGTGGACACGTTCCTGCGCGAGCGCGGGCTGAACCACGACATCCTGAGCCCGCCCGATCCGCTGCCTCCGCCGGGCCGGCTCAACGAGGCCGCGCGCGCCGAGTTCGCGCGCTATCTCGCCAGCACGCTGCCGCACAAGGCGTTTGCGGTGTCGCCGAACGGCGGCTACGGCTGGCGTTCGGGGCGCGCCACCGCCGACGAGGCCCAGCGCGATTCGCTCGCCGCCTGCCTGAAATGGTCGCCGACCTGCACGCTCTATGCGGTCGACGACCGGCTGGCCGGGCCTGCGCAGAAGGCATCGGCGGACCAGAGCGCCCGCGCGCGATAG
- a CDS encoding GntR family transcriptional regulator has protein sequence MKVAPEREVDRSISQTVKAQLALRDQILSGSLRPGERISELQAVETTGASRTPVRMALVRLEEEGLLEGIPSGGFMVKAFSERDISDSIELRGTLEGLAARFAAERGVSARELEPLKECLAAIDELLRQVPISIEAFSSYVTLNARFHAVLTELSRSPPLIRQIDRASALPFASPSGFVMAQSALPEAQQILIIGQEHHRVVIDAIENREGARAEAIMREHARLAVRNLRLALRNRTHLDLLPALALIKTATD, from the coding sequence ATGAAAGTAGCGCCCGAGCGTGAGGTCGACCGCTCCATCTCGCAGACCGTGAAGGCGCAGCTCGCGCTGCGCGACCAGATCCTGTCGGGCTCCTTGCGCCCCGGCGAGCGCATCTCCGAGCTGCAGGCGGTGGAGACCACAGGCGCCTCGCGCACGCCGGTGCGCATGGCCTTGGTGCGGCTGGAGGAGGAGGGCCTGCTGGAGGGGATCCCTTCCGGCGGCTTCATGGTGAAGGCGTTTTCGGAGCGCGACATCTCCGATTCCATCGAGCTGCGCGGCACGTTGGAAGGCCTCGCTGCGCGCTTTGCCGCCGAGCGCGGCGTCTCCGCGCGCGAGCTCGAGCCGCTCAAGGAGTGCCTCGCGGCGATCGACGAGCTGCTGCGCCAGGTGCCGATCTCGATCGAGGCCTTCTCGTCCTATGTCACGCTCAATGCCCGCTTCCATGCGGTGCTCACGGAATTGTCGCGCAGCCCGCCGCTGATCCGCCAGATCGACCGCGCCTCGGCACTGCCGTTCGCGTCGCCAAGCGGCTTCGTGATGGCGCAGTCGGCGCTTCCCGAGGCGCAGCAGATCCTGATCATCGGGCAGGAGCACCATCGCGTCGTGATCGACGCGATCGAGAACCGCGAAGGCGCGCGCGCCGAAGCCATCATGCGCGAGCATGCCCGGCTTGCGGTTCGCAACTTGAGGCTCGCGCTGCGCAACCGGACCCATCTCGACCTCCTGCCTGCGCTCGCGCTGATCAAGACCGCAACCGATTGA
- a CDS encoding UDP-glucose/GDP-mannose dehydrogenase family protein, giving the protein MRIAMIGTGYVGLVSGACFADFGHDVTCVDKDERKIAALHRGEIPIYEPGLDELVATNVKAKRLDFTTDLSKPVADADAVFIAVGTPSRRGDGHADLSYVYAAAKEIAQSLTGFTVVVTKSTVPVGTGDEVERIIRETNPKADVVVASNPEFLREGAAIRDFKFPDRVVVGTSDERGRKVMGDIYRPLSLNQAPLMFTARRTAEMIKYAANAFLATKITFINEIADLSEKVGANVQEVARGIGLDNRIGTKFLHAGPGFGGSCFPKDTKALIKIAQDYDVSLRIVESVLAVNENRKRAMARKVSQALGGGLRGKTIAVLGLTFKPDTDDMRDAPSIPLVTGLIDMGANVKAFDPVGMEQAKAELPNITYCEDAYSCAQGADALVIVTEWVQFRALDLDRLKATMAQPVVVDLRNIYRPEEMAAAGFTYESVGRPPAQA; this is encoded by the coding sequence ATGCGAATCGCGATGATCGGAACGGGCTATGTGGGACTGGTGTCCGGAGCCTGCTTTGCGGATTTCGGTCACGACGTCACCTGCGTCGACAAGGACGAGAGGAAGATCGCGGCCCTGCACCGCGGCGAGATCCCGATCTACGAGCCCGGCCTCGACGAGCTGGTCGCAACCAACGTCAAGGCCAAGCGGCTCGACTTCACCACTGACCTGTCGAAGCCGGTCGCCGATGCGGACGCCGTGTTCATCGCGGTCGGCACGCCCTCGCGCCGCGGCGACGGTCACGCCGACCTGTCCTACGTCTATGCCGCCGCGAAAGAGATCGCGCAGTCGCTGACCGGCTTCACCGTCGTGGTGACGAAGTCGACCGTGCCCGTCGGCACCGGCGACGAGGTCGAGCGCATCATCCGCGAGACCAACCCGAAGGCGGACGTCGTGGTCGCCTCCAACCCCGAATTCCTGCGCGAGGGTGCGGCGATCCGCGACTTCAAGTTCCCCGACCGCGTCGTGGTCGGCACCTCGGACGAGCGCGGCCGCAAGGTGATGGGCGACATCTATCGCCCGCTGTCGCTGAACCAGGCGCCGCTGATGTTCACGGCGCGCCGCACCGCGGAGATGATCAAATACGCCGCGAACGCCTTTCTCGCGACCAAGATCACCTTCATCAACGAGATCGCGGACCTCTCGGAGAAGGTCGGCGCCAACGTGCAGGAGGTCGCGCGCGGCATTGGCCTCGACAACCGCATCGGCACCAAGTTCCTGCATGCCGGTCCCGGCTTCGGCGGCTCGTGCTTCCCGAAGGACACCAAGGCGCTGATCAAGATCGCGCAGGACTACGACGTGTCCTTGCGCATCGTCGAATCCGTGCTTGCCGTGAACGAGAACCGCAAGCGCGCCATGGCGCGGAAAGTGAGTCAGGCGCTCGGCGGAGGCTTGCGCGGCAAGACCATCGCCGTGCTCGGCCTGACCTTCAAGCCCGACACCGACGACATGCGCGATGCGCCGTCGATCCCACTCGTCACCGGCCTGATCGACATGGGCGCGAACGTGAAGGCGTTCGATCCCGTCGGCATGGAGCAGGCGAAGGCTGAGCTGCCCAACATCACCTATTGCGAGGACGCCTATTCCTGCGCGCAAGGCGCCGATGCCCTCGTCATCGTCACCGAGTGGGTGCAGTTCCGCGCGCTCGATCTCGACCGGCTGAAGGCGACCATGGCGCAGCCCGTCGTGGTCGACCTCCGCAACATCTATCGCCCCGAAGAGATGGCGGCCGCCGGCTTCACCTACGAGAGCGTCGGCCGCCCGCCGGCGCAGGCTTAA
- the pgm gene encoding phosphoglucomutase (alpha-D-glucose-1,6-bisphosphate-dependent), whose product MADVHPAAGKQVSPDALTNIPRLVTAYFAGKPDVADPAQRVAFGTSGHRGTSFKNTFNEGHILATTQAICDYRKEKGLTGPLFIGIDTHALAEPALVSAVEVFAANGVDIMIDKDGGYTPTPVISHAILTYNKGRSSGLADGVVITPSHNPPEDGGYKYNPPHGGPADTDATSVIEKRANAYLADGLKGVKRIDYARARKAANVRPYDFITPYVADLGNVVDLDLVKSAGIRIGVDPLGGAAVHYWHPIIERYGLNATVVNEAIDPTFRFMTADWDGKIRMDCSSPYAMASLIGMRDRFDVAFANDTDADRHGIVTRTGGLMNPNHYLATAISYLFAHRPDWGRDAAIGKTVVSSSIIDRVAKKLGRKLVETPVGFKWFVDGLVSGGFGFGGEESAGASFLRRDGTVWTTDKDGIILGLLAAEIMAKTGRDPSQLFNDLTAEFGVPHYARIDVAATTPQKNILKSVTPEQLGLRDLAGDPVRSTLSKAPGNGQPFGGIKVETDFGWFAARPSGTEDVYKIYAESFRSTEHLKRIQEEAQAGLAKVFGA is encoded by the coding sequence GTGGCTGATGTTCATCCCGCGGCGGGCAAGCAGGTCTCGCCGGACGCGCTCACCAACATTCCAAGGCTGGTGACGGCCTATTTTGCGGGCAAGCCCGATGTTGCGGATCCGGCGCAGCGGGTGGCGTTCGGCACCTCCGGCCACCGCGGCACCTCGTTCAAGAACACCTTCAACGAGGGCCACATCCTCGCGACCACGCAGGCGATCTGCGACTACCGCAAGGAGAAGGGGCTGACCGGCCCGCTCTTCATCGGCATCGACACCCATGCACTGGCGGAGCCGGCGCTGGTCAGCGCCGTCGAAGTGTTCGCCGCCAACGGCGTCGACATCATGATCGACAAGGACGGCGGCTACACGCCGACGCCCGTGATCTCGCACGCGATCCTGACCTACAACAAGGGCCGCAGCAGCGGCCTTGCCGACGGCGTCGTCATCACGCCCTCGCACAATCCGCCGGAGGACGGCGGCTACAAATACAATCCGCCGCATGGCGGCCCCGCCGACACCGACGCCACCTCCGTGATCGAGAAGCGCGCCAACGCCTATCTCGCCGACGGCCTCAAGGGCGTGAAGCGCATCGACTACGCCAGGGCGCGCAAGGCCGCGAACGTGCGTCCGTACGACTTCATCACGCCTTACGTCGCCGATCTCGGCAATGTCGTCGATCTCGACCTGGTCAAATCCGCCGGCATCAGGATCGGCGTCGATCCGCTCGGCGGTGCCGCCGTGCATTACTGGCATCCGATCATCGAGCGCTACGGCCTCAACGCCACGGTCGTGAACGAAGCGATCGACCCGACCTTCCGCTTCATGACCGCGGACTGGGACGGCAAGATCCGCATGGACTGCTCCTCGCCTTACGCGATGGCGAGCCTGATCGGCATGCGCGACCGTTTCGACGTCGCCTTTGCCAACGACACCGACGCCGACCGCCACGGCATCGTCACGCGCACCGGCGGCCTGATGAATCCGAACCATTATCTGGCGACCGCGATCTCCTATCTGTTCGCGCACCGCCCGGACTGGGGCAGGGATGCCGCGATCGGCAAGACCGTGGTGTCGAGCTCGATCATCGACCGCGTCGCCAAGAAGCTCGGCCGCAAGCTGGTGGAGACGCCGGTCGGCTTCAAATGGTTCGTCGATGGCCTCGTCAGCGGCGGCTTCGGCTTCGGCGGCGAGGAGAGTGCAGGGGCCTCGTTCCTGCGCCGCGATGGCACGGTGTGGACCACCGACAAGGACGGCATCATCCTCGGCCTGCTCGCCGCCGAGATCATGGCGAAGACCGGCCGCGATCCCAGCCAGCTGTTCAATGACCTCACCGCCGAATTCGGCGTGCCGCACTACGCGCGCATCGACGTCGCGGCCACGACACCGCAGAAGAACATCCTCAAATCCGTCACCCCCGAGCAGCTCGGCCTCAGGGATCTCGCCGGCGATCCGGTTCGCTCGACGCTGAGCAAGGCGCCGGGCAACGGCCAGCCGTTCGGCGGCATCAAGGTCGAGACCGATTTCGGCTGGTTCGCTGCGCGGCCGTCGGGGACCGAGGACGTCTACAAGATCTATGCAGAAAGCTTCCGCAGCACCGAACACCTGAAGCGGATTCAGGAAGAGGCTCAGGCCGGGCTGGCGAAGGTGTTCGGGGCGTAA
- a CDS encoding acyltransferase — protein MQGQPRPVAGRTERAAAPFGRSHSLDFLRGLAIVGVMAIHVSQSFPSNIRAVDFAFMCGWTGVNVFYFVSAMTMCLMWTQRTETNPTRKFYIRRFLRIAPLFWLAIPLYLAVNGTGPSANAPNGIGPLQVILTATFLHGFWPDSVNSVVPGDWSIAAEMTFYLIFPLLITAFGARRHFYLGLAIVLHLVNVCLFKPFAFALFSAYYGPGHEAFVWNALHISFLNQLPVFLVGCALFFALRDGFAKSDAAIFALFIALSLIADRATGSHEFNYLMINLVLGALVAGCIRLAIRWSPIEALGRNSYSMYLSHFAVIYGLRQVWPLADGLVSLLIAYAVTAALSYLVARATWQLIERRAQDLAHRLTTAGSGSSARRLDIAASATAMR, from the coding sequence ATGCAGGGGCAGCCCCGGCCGGTTGCCGGTCGAACCGAGAGAGCCGCAGCGCCCTTCGGCCGTTCGCACAGCCTCGACTTCCTGCGCGGTCTTGCCATCGTCGGCGTGATGGCGATCCACGTTTCCCAATCTTTTCCATCGAACATCCGTGCCGTCGACTTCGCCTTCATGTGCGGCTGGACCGGCGTCAACGTGTTCTACTTCGTCAGCGCCATGACGATGTGCCTGATGTGGACGCAGCGCACGGAGACGAACCCGACGCGCAAGTTCTACATCCGCCGCTTCTTGCGCATCGCGCCGCTGTTCTGGCTCGCGATCCCGCTCTATCTCGCCGTCAACGGCACGGGCCCGAGCGCTAACGCGCCCAATGGCATCGGGCCGCTCCAGGTGATCCTGACCGCAACGTTCCTGCACGGCTTCTGGCCGGACAGCGTCAACAGCGTCGTGCCGGGCGACTGGTCGATCGCCGCGGAGATGACGTTTTATCTCATCTTCCCGCTCCTGATCACCGCGTTCGGCGCGCGCCGCCACTTCTATCTCGGGCTGGCGATCGTGCTGCATCTCGTCAATGTCTGCCTGTTCAAGCCGTTCGCCTTTGCGCTGTTCTCGGCCTATTACGGACCGGGACACGAAGCCTTCGTCTGGAACGCGCTGCATATCAGCTTCCTGAACCAGCTTCCGGTCTTCCTCGTCGGCTGCGCACTGTTCTTCGCGCTGCGCGACGGCTTTGCGAAGTCGGACGCCGCGATCTTCGCCCTCTTCATCGCGCTGTCCCTCATCGCGGATCGCGCCACCGGCTCTCATGAGTTCAACTATCTGATGATCAACCTCGTGCTCGGCGCGCTGGTTGCCGGCTGCATTCGCCTGGCGATCCGCTGGTCGCCGATCGAGGCGCTCGGCCGCAATTCCTATTCGATGTACCTGTCGCATTTCGCCGTGATTTACGGCCTGCGCCAGGTCTGGCCGCTCGCGGACGGGCTGGTCTCGCTGCTCATCGCCTATGCCGTCACCGCCGCGCTCAGCTACCTCGTCGCGCGCGCGACCTGGCAGCTGATCGAACGGCGCGCGCAGGATCTCGCGCATCGTCTGACGACCGCGGGCTCCGGCAGCTCAGCCAGGCGGCTTGACATCGCCGCCTCTGCGACAGCCATGCGTTGA
- a CDS encoding response regulator transcription factor produces MNVRSQDNALRDGVTFQAGAPAHRTSNIVADSARQDLRPAGRERLIVVEDDPVTRTMLVGYFNDNNFDVVGAGSVAECRQALRSRTDLVFLDVQLPDGDGFELAKEIQATSNAGIIFVTRRDTDVDRILGLEIAGDHYVTKPINLRDLLARARSVLRRRSIDRKAARNHNSIAFGDWIIDLTRRELLGADGKPVALTRAEFDLLAALVGADGRPLSRDYLIEVVSNRQAEVDIRTVDALVARLRRKLVGSGTPVIATVTGVGYKLALSERP; encoded by the coding sequence GTGAATGTACGTTCACAAGACAATGCGTTGCGCGACGGCGTGACTTTTCAGGCCGGGGCGCCCGCACACAGGACATCCAACATCGTGGCTGATTCCGCACGTCAGGACTTGCGTCCCGCAGGCCGTGAGCGGCTGATCGTGGTCGAAGACGATCCGGTAACGCGGACCATGCTGGTCGGCTATTTCAACGACAACAATTTCGACGTGGTCGGTGCCGGCTCCGTTGCGGAGTGCCGCCAGGCGCTGCGCTCGCGCACCGATCTCGTCTTCCTCGACGTGCAGCTGCCCGACGGCGACGGCTTCGAGCTCGCCAAGGAGATCCAGGCGACCAGCAATGCGGGCATCATCTTCGTGACCCGCCGCGACACCGATGTGGATCGCATCCTCGGCCTCGAGATCGCGGGCGATCATTACGTCACCAAGCCGATCAATTTGCGCGACCTGCTCGCGCGCGCGCGCAGCGTGCTGCGGCGGCGCTCGATCGACCGCAAGGCGGCGCGCAACCACAATTCGATCGCCTTCGGCGACTGGATCATCGACCTGACGCGGCGCGAGCTGCTCGGCGCGGACGGCAAGCCGGTGGCGCTGACGCGCGCCGAATTCGACCTGCTCGCCGCATTGGTCGGCGCCGACGGTCGGCCGCTCAGCCGCGACTATCTGATCGAAGTCGTCAGCAACCGCCAGGCCGAGGTCGACATCCGCACCGTCGATGCGCTGGTGGCGCGGCTGCGCCGCAAGCTCGTCGGCAGCGGCACGCCGGTCATCGCGACCGTCACCGGCGTCGGCTACAAGCTCGCACTCAGCGAACGGCCCTAG
- a CDS encoding MBL fold metallo-hydrolase: MEVILLGTGGPRPDPRRMATTTLIRLGEENILFDAGRGVMVQLHKAGVPLGAIDTVFLTHHHFDHIGDLYDVMLNSWMHGRKDELRIFGPPDTERLVNTLVTQVYDKDIAWRDQGEPTFGGWKPVVATDIIPGRVLDTGRWKVSAELVSHGDGLDMSPAFLARWMCLGYRFEAEGKVIAISGDTVPCPGLERLAEGADLLVQVCFLATPEINNEHFRRLAKYTLACGDTVGKVAAKAGVKKLALTHHRPRTDDAMLNALLADVRQDYSGPVVIGEDLTRIEV; the protein is encoded by the coding sequence ATGGAAGTCATATTGCTCGGCACCGGCGGCCCGCGCCCGGACCCGCGCCGGATGGCGACGACCACGCTGATCAGGCTCGGCGAGGAGAACATCCTGTTCGACGCTGGCCGCGGCGTCATGGTGCAGCTCCACAAGGCCGGCGTGCCGCTCGGCGCCATCGACACGGTCTTTCTCACCCATCACCACTTCGACCACATCGGCGACCTCTACGACGTGATGCTGAATTCATGGATGCATGGGCGCAAGGACGAGCTGCGCATCTTTGGGCCGCCCGATACCGAACGGCTGGTCAACACACTGGTCACGCAGGTCTACGACAAGGACATCGCCTGGCGCGATCAGGGCGAGCCGACCTTCGGCGGCTGGAAGCCGGTCGTCGCAACGGACATCATTCCGGGCCGCGTTCTCGACACCGGCCGCTGGAAGGTCAGCGCCGAGCTCGTCTCGCATGGCGACGGCCTCGACATGTCGCCGGCGTTCCTGGCGCGCTGGATGTGTCTCGGCTACCGCTTCGAGGCGGAGGGGAAAGTCATCGCGATCTCCGGCGACACGGTCCCCTGCCCCGGTCTCGAGCGGCTGGCTGAGGGCGCAGATCTGCTCGTCCAGGTCTGCTTTCTCGCAACGCCCGAGATCAACAACGAACACTTCCGGCGGCTAGCGAAATACACACTCGCCTGCGGCGATACGGTCGGCAAGGTCGCGGCCAAGGCTGGCGTGAAGAAGCTCGCGCTGACCCATCACCGGCCCCGCACCGACGATGCCATGCTGAACGCGCTGCTCGCGGATGTGCGACAAGACTATTCGGGTCCGGTCGTGATCGGCGAGGACCTGACGCGGATCGAGGTCTGA
- a CDS encoding aromatic ring-hydroxylating dioxygenase subunit alpha — protein MTKPFPMNAWYAAAWDAEVKPALLPRTICGKHIVMYRKADGSVAALEDACWHRLVPLSKGRLEGDTVVCGYHGLKYNAQGRCTFMPSQETINPSACVRAYPVVERHRYIWLWMGDPALADPALVPDMHWNDDPAWAGDGKTIHVNCDYRLVLDNLMDLTHETFVHGSSIGNDAVAEAPFDVTHGEKTVTVTRWMRGIEAPPFWAKQLGKSGLVDRWQIIRFEAPCTIAIDVGVAPTGTGAPEGDRSQGVNGFVLNTITPETEKTCHYFWAFVRNYQIGEQRITTEIREGVSGIFREDEMILEAQQRAMDENPDRVFYNLNIDAGAMWTRKLIDRMVAKENPPPRLQAAE, from the coding sequence ATGACAAAACCCTTCCCCATGAACGCCTGGTACGCCGCCGCCTGGGATGCGGAGGTGAAGCCGGCGCTGTTGCCGCGGACGATCTGCGGCAAGCACATCGTGATGTACCGCAAGGCCGACGGCTCGGTGGCCGCGCTGGAGGATGCCTGCTGGCATCGCCTCGTGCCGCTGTCCAAGGGCCGGCTCGAGGGCGACACTGTCGTCTGCGGCTATCATGGCCTGAAGTACAACGCGCAGGGCCGCTGCACCTTCATGCCCTCGCAGGAGACCATCAACCCGTCCGCCTGCGTGCGCGCCTATCCCGTGGTCGAGCGCCACCGCTACATCTGGCTCTGGATGGGCGATCCCGCGCTGGCCGATCCCGCGCTCGTGCCCGACATGCACTGGAACGACGATCCGGCCTGGGCCGGCGACGGCAAGACCATCCACGTCAATTGCGACTACCGCCTCGTGCTGGACAATCTCATGGACCTCACCCACGAGACTTTCGTGCACGGCTCCTCCATCGGTAACGATGCGGTCGCCGAGGCGCCGTTCGACGTCACCCATGGCGAGAAAACTGTGACGGTGACGCGCTGGATGCGCGGCATCGAGGCGCCGCCGTTCTGGGCCAAGCAGCTCGGCAAGTCCGGTCTCGTCGACCGCTGGCAGATCATCCGCTTCGAGGCGCCGTGCACCATCGCCATCGACGTCGGCGTGGCGCCGACAGGCACCGGCGCGCCGGAAGGCGACCGCTCGCAGGGCGTCAACGGTTTCGTGCTCAACACCATCACGCCGGAGACCGAGAAGACCTGCCATTATTTCTGGGCCTTCGTGCGCAACTATCAGATCGGCGAGCAGCGCATCACCACCGAGATCCGCGAGGGCGTCTCCGGCATCTTCCGCGAGGACGAGATGATCCTGGAAGCGCAGCAGCGCGCCATGGACGAGAATCCCGATCGCGTGTTCTACAATCTCAACATCGACGCCGGCGCGATGTGGACGCGCAAGCTGATCGACAGGATGGTGGCGAAGGAAAATCCGCCGCCGCGCCTTCAGGCCGCGGAGTAG